One genomic window of Thermotoga sp. Ku-13t includes the following:
- a CDS encoding DegT/DnrJ/EryC1/StrS family aminotransferase, which yields MINVTRSMMPEFDKYVQMIEKLWHTRWLTNNGEYLVELEKSLEKRFDTRCAIVSNGTLALLISVELFDFPPDSEIITTPFTFVATAGSILWQKYKPVFVDIDRETFNIDVRAIESRITDKTKAILAVHVFGNPCEVEKIEEIARRFQLKIIYDAAHCFDVYYKGRSIYKYGDVSIASFHATKVFHTIEGGAVFSDNAELVERAKRLRNFGFDENVQIVDKGINAKMNEFQAAMGLLNLEIVDREIEKRRRLYEIYKRELRGIVEFQRLSEGITKYNYIYMPVVFPSGDIRDAVHEELKKQGYNTRKYFFPSLDTVFDKDNRCEVARDISQRILHLPLYGDLEEEHVETICSVIKACVRG from the coding sequence ATGATAAACGTAACAAGAAGTATGATGCCAGAATTCGACAAGTACGTTCAGATGATAGAAAAACTGTGGCATACACGATGGCTCACAAACAATGGAGAGTACCTGGTTGAACTTGAAAAGTCGCTCGAAAAAAGATTCGACACGAGATGTGCCATCGTTTCGAATGGTACGCTAGCATTACTGATCTCCGTAGAACTTTTTGACTTTCCCCCGGATTCCGAGATAATAACAACCCCCTTCACCTTTGTTGCAACAGCAGGATCCATCCTATGGCAGAAATACAAGCCGGTATTTGTCGATATAGATCGTGAAACCTTCAACATAGATGTGCGAGCCATCGAGAGTCGGATAACTGACAAAACCAAAGCGATTTTGGCTGTTCACGTCTTTGGAAACCCTTGTGAAGTGGAGAAAATCGAAGAAATTGCGAGACGCTTTCAACTGAAAATCATCTACGACGCTGCGCACTGCTTTGACGTCTATTATAAAGGTAGATCTATATATAAGTACGGCGACGTATCTATTGCAAGCTTTCACGCAACAAAAGTTTTCCATACTATAGAGGGTGGAGCAGTATTTTCGGACAATGCAGAGCTGGTAGAACGCGCCAAAAGATTGAGAAACTTTGGGTTTGACGAAAATGTACAGATCGTTGACAAGGGAATCAACGCCAAAATGAACGAATTCCAGGCAGCCATGGGACTGCTCAATTTGGAGATCGTAGATCGAGAGATCGAAAAACGGCGAAGATTGTACGAAATTTACAAAAGAGAACTCCGAGGTATCGTGGAGTTTCAAAGACTGTCTGAGGGTATCACCAAGTACAATTACATATACATGCCTGTCGTGTTTCCAAGTGGAGACATACGGGATGCAGTACATGAGGAGCTCAAAAAGCAAGGTTACAACACAAGGAAGTATTTCTTCCCATCCTTGGATACTGTGTTCGACAAAGATAACCGGTGCGAGGTAGCTCGTGATATTTCTCAAAGGATTTTGCATTTGCCCTTATATGGTGATCTCGAAGAAGAACATGTTGAAACAATATGTTCGGTGATAAAGGCATGTGTTCGGGGGTGA
- a CDS encoding asparagine synthase-related protein, which yields MPGFLAEISLKQGVVKKHFNPTRESNLIVESVEGKHYYVERRTIRKFERDKVFDEDENYIVLTEGVILNSSEMLEKYRSGDLKEAIVKMYQQNGETFFNEFRGSFSGLVYDKKADKWLIYTNHFGDKQIFYLLLEDRLLVASEMTWIVDYMKNNGIPYSLDETGAYFLLTYGYMLEDYTIIEPIKKLTAGSCIKAENGVFSVNRYFVVDNKPDNTQTEDEIIENIDKLFRKAVKLEFEKDREHNFKHIASLSGGLDSRMTVWVAHEMGYTEQLNVTFSQTDYIDEAVARSIARDLRHDWVFFSLDNGLYLTNIYDMLKISYGNVFYSSVAHGYHALSKLSFQNYGLYHTGQLGDVILGTYYSSEDPKQPYTPGAGAYSTKLITTDEARALQWEYANEEIFKFYNRGFNGILSGNLPVQKYTEVASPFLDVDFFTYCLKIPLRYRFDHRIYKKWILKKHPDAARYVWEKMQGKITDPSITIRGRTVALKALPRKAFIKLFKKNSLSSKWHMNPVDYWYNTNEKLRDFIDSFYAENINSVQNLRVRQMCEKLFKQGTALEKTQVLTILAAWKLYFGDLK from the coding sequence ATGCCAGGTTTTCTTGCGGAAATATCTCTGAAGCAGGGTGTGGTGAAGAAACATTTCAATCCCACACGTGAGAGTAACTTGATAGTCGAGTCTGTGGAAGGAAAGCATTACTATGTCGAAAGAAGGACCATAAGGAAGTTCGAGCGAGACAAGGTGTTCGATGAGGATGAAAACTACATCGTTTTGACAGAGGGTGTGATACTCAACTCTTCGGAGATGCTGGAAAAATATAGGTCCGGTGATTTAAAAGAAGCCATCGTGAAAATGTACCAGCAAAATGGAGAAACATTCTTTAACGAGTTCAGAGGGAGCTTTTCTGGACTGGTGTACGACAAAAAAGCTGACAAGTGGCTCATCTACACAAACCATTTCGGAGACAAACAGATATTCTATCTGCTGCTTGAAGATAGGCTTCTGGTTGCTTCAGAGATGACCTGGATCGTGGATTACATGAAAAATAATGGCATACCTTATTCTCTCGATGAAACTGGAGCATATTTTCTTCTCACCTATGGTTACATGCTGGAAGATTACACCATAATAGAGCCGATAAAGAAGCTGACGGCAGGCAGTTGTATAAAAGCGGAAAATGGTGTATTCAGCGTTAATCGCTACTTCGTAGTAGACAACAAACCAGACAACACGCAGACGGAAGACGAAATTATTGAGAACATAGATAAGCTGTTTCGCAAGGCGGTTAAGTTAGAGTTCGAGAAAGATAGAGAGCACAACTTCAAACACATTGCTTCCCTGAGTGGCGGACTCGATTCAAGAATGACAGTGTGGGTCGCTCACGAAATGGGTTACACAGAACAGCTGAATGTCACATTTTCGCAGACAGATTACATAGATGAAGCTGTGGCGAGAAGCATTGCCCGGGACTTGAGACACGACTGGGTTTTCTTCTCCCTTGATAATGGTCTGTACCTGACTAACATTTACGACATGCTCAAGATCAGTTATGGGAACGTTTTCTATTCCAGCGTTGCTCATGGTTACCACGCCTTAAGTAAGTTGAGTTTTCAGAATTATGGACTGTATCACACAGGCCAGTTGGGGGACGTGATTCTTGGAACCTACTACAGTTCCGAAGATCCCAAACAGCCTTACACACCGGGTGCGGGCGCGTACTCTACAAAATTGATCACGACAGATGAGGCAAGGGCTCTGCAATGGGAATACGCAAATGAAGAGATTTTCAAGTTCTACAATCGAGGTTTCAATGGCATCCTGTCTGGTAATTTACCGGTTCAGAAATACACCGAGGTAGCTTCCCCTTTTTTGGATGTTGATTTCTTCACGTATTGTTTGAAGATACCTTTGAGGTATCGCTTCGATCACAGAATATACAAAAAGTGGATCTTGAAGAAACACCCTGATGCCGCGAGATACGTTTGGGAGAAGATGCAGGGAAAAATAACCGATCCTTCTATAACAATACGAGGTCGCACCGTGGCTTTGAAAGCGCTACCGAGGAAGGCTTTCATCAAGCTTTTCAAGAAAAATTCCTTGTCGAGTAAGTGGCACATGAACCCTGTGGATTACTGGTACAACACAAATGAGAAGCTGAGAGATTTCATAGACTCCTTCTACGCTGAAAACATAAATTCTGTGCAGAATCTCCGTGTGAGACAGATGTGTGAAAAACTTTTCAAACAAGGAACCGCCTTGGAGAAAACTCAGGTTCTAACAATCCTCGCGGCTTGGAAACTGTACTTTGGTGATTTGAAATAA
- a CDS encoding oligosaccharide flippase family protein: MLKSLKNDVKLALGNGFAHIFTANVVNKIIQFGTSIVVVRIVSKEIYGQWSYANNILNFFLLLSGLGVASGLLQFASSSANAIDKLSYLKYSLRVGASFNLLIATALFCLSWFIKLPLAGSVEILRWLSFLPVFTISFDITQSFLRAELKNAQFSIVTMVNTFSLFLGILVFGYYYQVKGLILSRYIAYFITLIIAGYMLKPYLSMYKTVSLPDSESRNHFLKFSITAMLSNVMSQILYLIDVLLVGLIVKSDTVVATYKTSTLVPFALNFIPLSVMTYVYPYFARKKMEKQWIKERYRRLVEYLLLLNSCISVFLIITAPLVIRVLFGSKYLDAVTTFRILAFGYLIAGTFRIPAGNILASLGKVEVNLWNAIISGIANVILDAVLIKVYGAIGAAVATVLVFLISSLFGSLYLKRYLS; the protein is encoded by the coding sequence GTGCTCAAATCTTTGAAAAATGATGTGAAGTTAGCCCTCGGGAATGGTTTTGCTCATATATTCACTGCAAACGTAGTGAACAAGATCATTCAGTTTGGTACTTCCATTGTAGTTGTGAGGATCGTTTCCAAGGAGATTTATGGACAGTGGTCATATGCCAACAATATCTTAAACTTCTTTCTTCTCCTCAGCGGTTTGGGAGTTGCCTCTGGCCTTTTACAGTTTGCGAGTTCTTCAGCTAATGCGATTGATAAGTTATCGTACCTCAAATACAGCCTTAGGGTCGGGGCAAGTTTCAATCTGTTGATTGCTACGGCGCTGTTCTGCCTTTCCTGGTTCATCAAGCTTCCTCTGGCAGGAAGCGTTGAAATCCTGAGATGGCTATCTTTTCTTCCGGTATTCACGATTTCTTTCGATATCACCCAGAGTTTTCTGAGAGCAGAACTGAAGAACGCGCAATTTTCGATCGTAACAATGGTGAATACGTTCTCCTTGTTTCTCGGTATCCTGGTCTTTGGTTACTACTACCAGGTGAAAGGGCTCATTCTAAGCAGGTACATCGCTTATTTCATCACATTAATAATTGCTGGTTACATGCTGAAACCTTACTTAAGCATGTATAAAACCGTGTCACTGCCTGACAGCGAAAGTAGAAATCATTTCCTGAAGTTCTCCATCACAGCCATGCTTTCGAATGTCATGTCTCAGATTCTTTATCTTATAGACGTATTGCTGGTTGGCCTCATTGTGAAATCTGACACCGTGGTGGCAACATACAAGACCTCGACTCTTGTACCATTCGCGTTGAACTTCATTCCGTTGTCAGTCATGACCTACGTGTATCCATACTTCGCCCGAAAGAAAATGGAGAAACAATGGATCAAAGAGCGTTATCGCCGATTGGTAGAATATTTATTGCTTTTGAACAGTTGCATCTCGGTATTCTTGATCATAACTGCTCCTTTGGTCATTCGAGTACTCTTTGGTTCCAAATATCTCGACGCAGTGACAACGTTCAGGATCCTTGCCTTTGGCTACCTGATCGCAGGAACCTTCAGAATACCGGCTGGTAACATCCTGGCGAGTCTGGGAAAGGTAGAAGTGAATCTATGGAACGCTATTATTAGCGGAATTGCGAACGTGATACTGGATGCAGTGTTGATAAAAGTCTACGGTGCTATTGGAGCAGCTGTGGCTACTGTCCTCGTTTTCCTAATATCCTCCCTCTTTGGATCGCTCTATCTGAAAAGGTATCTGTCTTAA
- a CDS encoding sigma factor has translation MRRRRDTPSSFEEYFEKYQPLLKKICKEFWQRYCYKIDSWNDLYQTIQYLFIYAYNIWQPEKGSFEGYLERVIRYKLRSMLNGEYAPWSSKSPFTFLNDRKVQLYFMEEDLLEEYSYEMNI, from the coding sequence ATGAGAAGGAGGAGGGACACCCCCTCCTCTTTTGAAGAGTATTTTGAGAAATACCAGCCTTTGCTCAAGAAGATCTGCAAAGAATTCTGGCAAAGGTACTGCTATAAAATCGATTCATGGAATGATTTGTACCAGACAATACAGTATTTGTTCATCTATGCATACAATATCTGGCAGCCTGAAAAAGGTTCTTTTGAAGGTTATTTAGAAAGGGTGATTAGATACAAATTGAGATCGATGCTGAACGGAGAATACGCACCATGGAGCAGCAAAAGCCCATTCACATTTTTAAATGACAGAAAGGTGCAGCTTTATTTTATGGAAGAAGATCTTCTGGAAGAGTATTCATATGAAATGAATATTTAG
- a CDS encoding acyltransferase, with protein sequence MGFKSVGKNVLISRKASIYRPELIEIGDNVRIDDFCIVSGKIKLGSFIHIAAGCFLFAGEAGITMEDFSGLSARVCVYAVSDDYSGQYMTNPMVPMKFRNVISGHVLIKKHVIVGAGSIILPGVTIGTGAAVGSLSLVNKDVPDWTIVAGIPAKPLKERKKDLLELERQLYDELMG encoded by the coding sequence ATGGGTTTCAAGTCTGTAGGTAAGAACGTTTTGATAAGTAGAAAAGCATCGATATATAGGCCGGAGCTGATTGAAATAGGCGATAATGTTAGAATCGATGATTTCTGTATAGTATCCGGAAAAATAAAGCTGGGAAGTTTTATTCACATAGCAGCTGGCTGTTTTTTGTTCGCGGGAGAAGCAGGTATAACAATGGAGGACTTCAGTGGCTTGTCAGCTAGGGTTTGTGTGTACGCCGTTTCCGATGATTACTCCGGTCAATACATGACGAATCCTATGGTACCTATGAAATTTCGAAACGTCATAAGTGGCCATGTGTTAATAAAAAAACATGTTATAGTCGGAGCTGGCAGTATTATACTGCCAGGTGTCACTATAGGCACTGGAGCTGCTGTTGGAAGTTTGTCTTTGGTTAATAAGGATGTGCCTGATTGGACAATCGTCGCTGGTATACCTGCGAAGCCACTTAAAGAAAGGAAAAAAGATTTGCTGGAACTTGAAAGGCAGTTGTACGACGAGCTGATGGGGTGA
- a CDS encoding DUF2922 domain-containing protein codes for MKRLFLDFVNQTEGKRRRITIQSPKENITSEQVSQAMDTLISLGVVPTGYVKDRAAIVETNTNEFFNLL; via the coding sequence ATGAAAAGATTATTCCTTGATTTTGTCAATCAAACGGAAGGTAAAAGAAGAAGGATAACTATCCAGTCTCCAAAGGAAAACATCACATCGGAGCAAGTGTCTCAAGCTATGGATACACTGATAAGCCTCGGAGTAGTCCCAACTGGATATGTAAAAGACAGGGCGGCGATAGTTGAGACAAACACAAATGAGTTCTTCAATCTTCTGTAG
- the rfbB gene encoding dTDP-glucose 4,6-dehydratase — translation MILLVTGCCGFIGSNFVYYYLDTHKDAHIVGLDKLTYAGNLDNLSNLNDEQRRRFTFVRGDINNSELVEHLIGSYDIDIIVNFAAESHVDRSIYNPRTFLETNVLGVQTLLDVARKMWYVNGAWKKGKRFIQISTDEVYGTLGPTGQFTEKTPLAPRSPYSASKAAADLLVMAYHETYGMPVNITRCSNNYGPYQFPEKLIPLMILNALEHKPLPVYGDGRYVRDWIHVFDHCRAIDLVIEKGENGEIYNIGANNEWENIEIVKKIIEILRQLTNDVLISEKLITHVKDRPGHDRRYAIDSTKIRSEFGWKPGIAFEEGLEATVKWYLNNKQWVERVRSGEYKQWYEKHYVAERNLH, via the coding sequence GTGATTCTTCTAGTCACAGGCTGCTGTGGCTTCATAGGTAGCAATTTCGTTTACTACTACCTCGATACCCATAAAGACGCTCACATCGTTGGACTTGACAAACTTACTTACGCTGGGAACTTGGACAATCTCTCCAATCTCAATGATGAACAAAGAAGGCGGTTCACCTTTGTCAGAGGGGACATTAACAACTCGGAGCTGGTCGAACACCTTATAGGTAGCTACGATATAGATATAATAGTGAACTTTGCCGCCGAGAGTCATGTGGATAGATCCATATACAATCCGAGGACTTTCTTAGAAACAAATGTGCTTGGAGTTCAAACGTTGTTAGATGTAGCAAGGAAGATGTGGTATGTGAACGGAGCATGGAAGAAAGGAAAGAGATTCATTCAAATATCAACAGACGAAGTGTATGGTACTCTGGGGCCAACGGGGCAATTCACTGAGAAAACTCCGCTCGCTCCAAGAAGCCCGTATTCCGCCAGTAAAGCCGCCGCAGACTTACTTGTCATGGCTTATCACGAGACTTACGGAATGCCAGTGAATATCACACGGTGCTCGAACAATTACGGTCCTTATCAGTTTCCAGAGAAACTGATCCCGCTGATGATACTTAACGCTCTGGAGCACAAACCCCTACCTGTTTACGGTGATGGGCGATACGTGAGAGATTGGATACACGTGTTCGATCACTGCAGGGCGATTGACTTAGTGATTGAGAAGGGGGAAAACGGCGAAATATACAATATAGGTGCAAACAACGAGTGGGAAAATATAGAAATCGTGAAAAAGATAATTGAAATCCTGAGGCAACTCACGAACGATGTTCTCATAAGCGAAAAGCTCATAACACATGTGAAGGACAGACCCGGGCATGATCGAAGATATGCCATCGATAGCACAAAAATCCGCTCAGAATTCGGGTGGAAACCGGGAATAGCTTTTGAAGAAGGACTGGAAGCGACCGTTAAGTGGTATCTTAACAACAAACAATGGGTAGAAAGGGTACGCAGCGGAGAGTACAAACAATGGTACGAGAAACATTATGTCGCTGAAAGAAATTTGCATTAG